The sequence below is a genomic window from Spiroplasma gladiatoris.
ATAGTTCTGGTCAAAAAGATTCTTTATTTGAAGAAATTAAAAACTATGTAATTCAAGAAAAAAAAGCATCTACGAGTTTAATTCAAAGAAAATTTTCAATCGGTTATAACCGAGCTGCTAAAATTATTGATGAACTTGAAGAAAGTGGAATAATAGGACCTGCTAATGGTTCAAAACCAAGAGAAGTTTTTGTAAAAAACGAAGAGTTTTTTAGTTATTAGTTATTCTAAATCATAAATAAAAATCACTTACTTTATAAAGTAAGTGATTTTTATTTCAAAATATTTATTTTTATAGATTCGTTACAATAAAAAGGATTATTGAAACCTTTGTTTAGATTAACTCAAAAACACATATTTTTTTTATCAACTTTTTCAATTTTTAAAGCTTCTATATGATCGGTAATTGCATTTAATTCTGCAATTGAATTTAACAAACTACTTTCTGTGGGACCAAATAATGTAAATTTTATATTTTCTAATTCTTTTTTTGTTAAAATTTCATTTAAATCTTTTCTTAAAAAAGTTTTAACAATAGCACTTCCAGTTAGAGTAACTTTTTTTAAACTATTTTCTTTTCCGTGTATAACATTTATTTTAATTGCTTTAATTTCATTTTCTAAATTGATATGTTTAATTTCTAAACTTTCATCACTAAAGTATTCAAACTCAAACATCTCAATCAAATCATTTATATCAACAGATACAAAAGCAATTTTTTTAACTCTTCTTATAATATGTTCTGTATAACTTTTTAACACCTCAAATACTAAATTTTGATCTTTGATTTCATTTGGTAATACTGCTAAATAACCTTTTAAAATTGTTTTATTAAATAACTTATAAGCACCTTTTTTATTTATAAATTCTTCTAAACTTTTTAAATCCATTCTTACACCTTCTCTGATTAATATATTATATAATTGATAAAGATAAATATTGTTTTAAATTAAGAATATTATTTTAAGGAGAATATATGAGTGTTGAAAACCAATTAAAGACATTACCTGAAAAACCTGGTTGTTATATGTATTTTAATAAAAATAATAAAGTTATATATGTTGGTAAAGCTAAAAATTTAAAAAAAAGAGTTAGCTCATATTTTAATAAAGCTCATGATGTAAAAACAACAAAATTAGTTAGAGACATTGTTAAACTTGAAACAATAATTACGTTGAATGAAAAAGAATCACTTTTATTAGAACAAAACTTAATAAAAAAATATAAACCAAGATATAATATTGTTTTAAATGATGATAAAAATTATCCTTACATCGCTATAACAAATGAAAAAGATCCAGAATATATTTATATAAGAAACTATAATTCTAAAAATAAAGAATCTTTTGGTCCTTTTCCTGATGGTAGTAGTGCTAGAAAAATATTAAGAACACTTGAAAGGATTTATCCTTTAAGAAGGTGTAAAGGAAACATTGGACATCCTTGTACATATTTTCATATAGAACAATGTAGTGGCGCTTGTTTTCAAGAAGTTGAAAAAAGTTTTTATGATAAACAAATAAAAAAAATTAAGGATTTTTTTGATGGCAAATCTAATGATGTTCAAGAAATTTTAGAAAATAAAATGTATCAAGCAGCTGAAAATTTACAATTTGAAGAAGCGCAGAGAATTAAAGAGATAATAGAACACTTAAAATTTACAACAGAAAAACAAGATGTTGATTTAAGCGATAATATCAACAGAGATGTATTTAATTATTTTGAATTTGAAAATTATATTTGTTTTACAGTTTTATTTTATAGAAGTGGGAAATTATCTTTAAAAAATAATGAAGTTATAAAAAATGAAGGCCAAGATATAAATGATTTGTTTAAAAGTTATATATTACAAATCTATTCAAAAAATTTAGTACCTAATTTTTTAGGTGTGCCAAAAACAATTAATGTTGATGATTTAAAATTATTTTTTCAAAAAACAATTTTAAATGAAGAAGATTTTACAACAAATCGTCTTTTAGATTTAGCAAAAGAAAATGCTAGGGAATATTTATTTCAAAAACTTCATTATTCAGATCAAAATTCAATTACCAAAGAAGAAGTACTTCAAAAATTACAAAGTTTAATTAAACTTGATAAGTTTCCTTATCATATTGAAATGTATGATGTTGCAAATATGTTAAATGAATATGTAACAGGAGCTATGATTGTATTTAAAAATGGAGTAGTTAGTAAAAATGACTTTAGAAAATATAATATTGAAATTGAAGAAAAAGGTGATTTTAATAGAATGGAAGAAATGTTGTATAGAAGATATAAAAAAGATTTAGAATTTCCAGAAAAATGAGCTGATTTAATTATTATGGATGGAGGGATTATTCAAGTTCATGCTGCAAAAAAAGCTTTAGCAAAATTAAGTATTGATATTCCAATTATAGGTTTAGTTAAAAATGATAAACACAAAACAGAATATATTTTAGATACAAATGAAAATAAATTAGATATTGAAAAAAATTTTGAGGTTTTTAAACTATTAGAAAACTTTCAGTTAAGAGTTCATAATTATGCAATTAGTGGTTTTAGAAAAAGACAGTCTAAAGGAATTTTAAAAGAAGAAATCTTGTCTTCTGTAAAAGGGATGGGAGAAATTAAAGTTAAAAATATGTATGAAAAGTTTAAATCAATTGAAAATATGAAAAAATTAAGTATTAAAGAAATTGATGAAGTTGTTAAAAATAAAACAACTTCTCAAGAATTATTTGAGTTTTTAAAAAGTGTAAAATAATTTTTTGAAAAGAGTATAATAATTTTTATTAAAAGAAAGAAAAATTATGAAAGAGAAAAATATAGCGAAAAAAAATCAAAAGTTTGTTATTGAACCTTTTGATAAATTAAAAACACCAGTTTACAAAATAGCTAATCCTAAAGAAATTTTTGGTATGGCTATACCAATATTTATTCAACTTTTATTTACAATTTTAATATCACAAATTAATTTAATAGCAATTAATAATTATATGGGAGGAGCTTATGCAGAAGGAACTTCAAAAGCTATTTTAGCCTATAACACTTTACAATTTGTTCCAAGTTTAATTGCTACTGGTACAATTATTGTTTCAGGAAACTTAATTGGTCAAGGAAGAAAACAAGAAGTTTCAAGAGTAATTGTTACAGGACTTTTTGTTAATTTAGCAATAATGATACCAATTTTTATATTTGTAACAATACTTAGCGATACAATTGTTGGGTGGGTTGGTGCATCAAGTTCAGAACCAATTTTAAGTCTTGATGATAAAAGTGTTTTAGAATCAACAGAATTAAAGTATGTTTCAGATTATTATCGTTATTCAAATATAAATTTATTAATGATGTCTGTTTATCAAGTTTTTGTTTCTGGTTTGCAAGCGTTTAAAAAAAGTAAAGTTGTAACAATAGGGACTATGCTTGCAAACATTATTGATCTTTGTTTAATCTCAATAATGTTATACGCAACAAAAGTTGATCCTGTTTATAGTGCATTTGTTCTTCCTATAACAGGTCTATTTCAAATTATATTTATGATGATAATGTGTTTAAAATTTATCGATTTTAAAGTTAACAAGAAAAAACAATTTAGTTTATCTTATGCAAAAGAAACTTTAAAAACTGGACTACCAATTACTATTGAAATGGGTGTTTGAAACATTTGTAATTTTGGAACCTCAGTAGTAATTGGTCAACTTCACGAAGGAACGGGAAATCATTGAATTATTTTACATAGAAATGCAAATAGTATTGGTCAATACTCTTCTGCATTTATTCAAGCAATTGGAACTGTTACAGCAGTATTTGTTTCAAGAAAAATTGGAGAAAAAGACAAACAAGGTGCTTATGAAATTGCTTTAGAATGTTGAAAAGCAGCAATTTTTGTAACAATTATTTCTAATTTAATAATGATAGCAATAAGCTATCCGTTATTATTAATTTTAAACTCCAAAGATACTGCCATTCCATGAGGAGTTTCGTTACTAACTATTTTTGCCATAAAAATTCTTTTTGATACTGTAAATATGACTTTATTAAGGGCTTTATGAAGTGTTGGAGACTTATGATATCCAATATTAGTATCGTTTATAACTATGGGTTTAGGAATGGTTGCTCTACCCTTCATATTTGTAAAAGGTTTTAAAATAACAGAAGGTCTTGGAATTTTATGTGTTTATGGTGGAGTTATTGTCGACCCATTGCTTAGATCTATTATTTATGTTCATAGATGATTAAAAGGAAAGTGACAAAAATATATTCATATAGTAGAATAAAAATGTATAATTAATTGGAAATATAAAGGGGAACAAACTATGGATAAAGAAATAATGTTAACTGAAGAAGGTCTTGAAGAAGTAAAACAAGAACTTGATCATTTAATAAATAATGTAAGACCTGAGGTTATTGCTGAATTAGTTGAAGCTCGTGCTCAAGGTGACTTGTCAGAAAATGCTGATTATGATGCAGCAAGAAACAGACAAGCAGAAGTAGAAGCAAGAATTAAAGAACTTGAAACAATGATTTCAAGAGCAAAAATTATTACAAGTGATAAAAAAACATCAGAAGTAAAAATTGGAAATACTGTTGTGTTTAAAAATGTTAAAACTAATAAAGAAATGGAAATTAAAATAGTTGGTGCTATAGAAGCAGATCCGTTTGAAGGGAAAGTTTCAAACGAATCACCTTTAGCTAAAGCAATATTAGGAAGAAAAGTAAAAGATATTATGGAAGTTAGGGAATTGAAAGAACCTTATAAAATAGAAATTTTATCTATTAAATAATTTAGAGGTATGAATATGAATGTGGATGGTAAGGAATTTTTAGTAAATAAAACCAATGATATTGTTGATAATAATCCTAAACTTATTTCGATAATTAAAGAAATAAGTAAATATAAAAAATACGCTTTGATTTCTCTTGTTATAGGATTATTTTTTGTCATTTTAGGACCGGTTGCAGCTGTCTATTTTTATTCGACATGACAAGTGTCTAAAAGTTTTCTTTGATTATTGCTTATTGTATTTGCGATTATTATTGTTGTTTTAGGAGTCTGTGCTTTAGCTATATATATGAGTTTTAATAGAAAAGCAAAAAATCAAAAATTAGATCAAGCTGTAACTGATATTTTGTATGAGAATAAATCAATACAAAGTGTTTATGGAGAGTTTTATTACAAATTTATTGATGATGAAAAAACCGATAATTTTGAAATAAAAATTGTTAGAAGAATTCCTAAAGTTGAAGTTTATGAGAGTAGTTATAAAAATTGATTATCTAAAAGAGTTTTAGCTATCAATAACAATACACAAAATTCTTTTCATTTTACTTACAAAGATAAGAAAGTAAGTTTTTTTATTAAAAATCCTAAAAAATTTATTGAATATTATTATTCAACAGATTCAAAAGGAAATACAACTCGTCACGAAAAAATAAATTTTATTTCAAATGCAGCTGTTTTTATGGAAAATACAAAATTTGATGAAAGTTACAATGGATTAAGAGTTGTTCAAGAAAAAGATCCAAAAAAAGGTTTATTTCAAACCGACTCAATTGAATTTAATAAAAGATTTTACATTAATGCAAACGATAACGATTTAAGAGCGGCTAAATTTTTATCTCCAAGGTTGATAGAAAAACTTTCTTCTATTGAAGTACAAAATATTTATTCGGTTGGTATTGAAAATGAAATTTATGCTGATTGATTTCAAGTTAAAAAAAATAGTTATGTTCATGACGTTTGTGCTTTTGACACACACTCAGTTTATAGTATTGCATCATTTAAAAAAATGTTAATTGATAAAATTACACAAGATTTTTACTTATTTGAACATTTATTTAATTGTGTTAGAGCAGTTTACTAAACTTTTTTGTTATAAAACAAAAAAGTTTTTTATTTAAACTAATTTATAATAATAGCAGTGAGGTTAACTATGAACAGTCAAAACCTAATATCAAAAATCAAAAAAATTACAAATAATAATGATGGAACAATAAGATTTATAATCGCTAAATATTTAATAGAAAATCTTGAAATGGTTAACTCTATAAATATTACACAACTTTCAAAAGAATGTAATTGTAGTAAATCAAGTATTGTAAAATTTTGTAAAGAATTAAACCTAACAGGACTTAAAGAACTTATAAGAGTAATTACTTGGGAGTATGAAATATATAAAACTTTTGAAATTAATAAGCAAGAGGTTTTAAAAAATGATTATTCTTACTTTGAACTTATTATAAATAATTTAGAATTTTTAAAAAGTAAAATAAACACCTTTAAAGATGTTGCTAATAAAATAAAAAATACAAAAGGAAAAATATTTTTGTTTGGTAAAGGACCAAATATTCATATTGCTGAAATTTTTAATAATTATTTATTAAAAATTGGCTATAGCTCAATGTCATCAACAGATTTTGATGTACAAGTTTGATTAGCCAAAACCGTTAAAGAAAATGATCTTTGTTTTATTTTTACATATTCTGGTCTAACTCAAGAAATATCAGATATTTTTGACATAATAAAAGCTAATAAAGCAATAACTATTGTTTTAACAGCAAATTCAAATAGTCAAATTTATAATCAAAGTGACTATAAATTTTTAATTAGAAACAATGAAGAAATTTTTAAAAGTCAAAGGAGTTCTTTAATAACTTTTAATTTTATTATTATGCAAATTTTAAATTTATTAAATTTAAACTAGTAAATTAGTTTACTAATCAATAAACCTTTTCAAGCTTTAAGATAAAAATATGGGCATAAACTTTATTCTTTATAATTTATTTAAAGGAGAAAGTTGAATGTCAAAAGAAGCAAATTTTGTTACTAAAAAAGATGTAAGTACTGATAATGATAAAAATGCAAAACAATTTAGAGTTAAATTAAAAAAAGTAATTCAAAAAGCAGGAAGTTTTATGGCTGGAATGGTTATGCCAACAGTAAGTTTACTAATAGCATGAGGCATACTTGCAGCTGCTTTTTTAGGAAAAATGGAAAATGGTGTTTGAGTAAAAACGGGTTGATTTAATTCTCAAGCGGTTGGAGAATTTATTGGTCCTACAATGAAATATTTAATTCCTGTATTAATTGGTTATACAGCAGGAAACATGATTTATAAAGTAAGAGGCGCAATGTTAAGTGCTTTTGTCACATTTGCTTTAATAATTGGAAGTGATTGATTATACAATGGGATTATGAGCGAATGACCTGTTGGAGATGAAATTGCAAGTAAAGTTGGAGCACCAAATCAAATAATAGGAGCTATGATAGTGGCGCCATTGTCTGCTTATTTATATAAAAAATTAGAAATTTTATATATTGATAGAGTAAAACCTGGATATGAAATGCTTGTAAGAAACTTTAGTTTAGCTTTATGAGCGATAGTATTTTCAATGGGGGCATACTTTAGCTGAGGATTTGGAATTTATGGACTTAGTTATGTAATGACAAAGATAATATCATTATTTACAAAACTACCTTGATTATTTCCTTTTATGTCAATTGTAACAGAACCTTTAAGAGCGGTATTTCTAAATAATGCTTTAAACTATGGAGTTATGATTCCGTTAGGTTTAGAGCAAGTTAAAACAAGTACATTTTCAGGATTTTTTATGGTTGGAGGAAATCCAGGTCCAGGGTTTGGATTATTAATTGCAT
It includes:
- a CDS encoding MurR/RpiR family transcriptional regulator yields the protein MNSQNLISKIKKITNNNDGTIRFIIAKYLIENLEMVNSINITQLSKECNCSKSSIVKFCKELNLTGLKELIRVITWEYEIYKTFEINKQEVLKNDYSYFELIINNLEFLKSKINTFKDVANKIKNTKGKIFLFGKGPNIHIAEIFNNYLLKIGYSSMSSTDFDVQVWLAKTVKENDLCFIFTYSGLTQEISDIFDIIKANKAITIVLTANSNSQIYNQSDYKFLIRNNEEIFKSQRSSLITFNFIIMQILNLLNLN
- a CDS encoding DUF308 domain-containing protein, with translation MNVDGKEFLVNKTNDIVDNNPKLISIIKEISKYKKYALISLVIGLFFVILGPVAAVYFYSTWQVSKSFLWLLLIVFAIIIVVLGVCALAIYMSFNRKAKNQKLDQAVTDILYENKSIQSVYGEFYYKFIDDEKTDNFEIKIVRRIPKVEVYESSYKNWLSKRVLAINNNTQNSFHFTYKDKKVSFFIKNPKKFIEYYYSTDSKGNTTRHEKINFISNAAVFMENTKFDESYNGLRVVQEKDPKKGLFQTDSIEFNKRFYINANDNDLRAAKFLSPRLIEKLSSIEVQNIYSVGIENEIYADWFQVKKNSYVHDVCAFDTHSVYSIASFKKMLIDKITQDFYLFEHLFNCVRAVY
- the greA gene encoding transcription elongation factor GreA, whose translation is MDKEIMLTEEGLEEVKQELDHLINNVRPEVIAELVEARAQGDLSENADYDAARNRQAEVEARIKELETMISRAKIITSDKKTSEVKIGNTVVFKNVKTNKEMEIKIVGAIEADPFEGKVSNESPLAKAILGRKVKDIMEVRELKEPYKIEILSIK
- the uvrC gene encoding excinuclease ABC subunit UvrC — protein: MSVENQLKTLPEKPGCYMYFNKNNKVIYVGKAKNLKKRVSSYFNKAHDVKTTKLVRDIVKLETIITLNEKESLLLEQNLIKKYKPRYNIVLNDDKNYPYIAITNEKDPEYIYIRNYNSKNKESFGPFPDGSSARKILRTLERIYPLRRCKGNIGHPCTYFHIEQCSGACFQEVEKSFYDKQIKKIKDFFDGKSNDVQEILENKMYQAAENLQFEEAQRIKEIIEHLKFTTEKQDVDLSDNINRDVFNYFEFENYICFTVLFYRSGKLSLKNNEVIKNEGQDINDLFKSYILQIYSKNLVPNFLGVPKTINVDDLKLFFQKTILNEEDFTTNRLLDLAKENAREYLFQKLHYSDQNSITKEEVLQKLQSLIKLDKFPYHIEMYDVANMLNEYVTGAMIVFKNGVVSKNDFRKYNIEIEEKGDFNRMEEMLYRRYKKDLEFPEKWADLIIMDGGIIQVHAAKKALAKLSIDIPIIGLVKNDKHKTEYILDTNENKLDIEKNFEVFKLLENFQLRVHNYAISGFRKRQSKGILKEEILSSVKGMGEIKVKNMYEKFKSIENMKKLSIKEIDEVVKNKTTSQELFEFLKSVK
- a CDS encoding MATE family efflux transporter, with the translated sequence MKEKNIAKKNQKFVIEPFDKLKTPVYKIANPKEIFGMAIPIFIQLLFTILISQINLIAINNYMGGAYAEGTSKAILAYNTLQFVPSLIATGTIIVSGNLIGQGRKQEVSRVIVTGLFVNLAIMIPIFIFVTILSDTIVGWVGASSSEPILSLDDKSVLESTELKYVSDYYRYSNINLLMMSVYQVFVSGLQAFKKSKVVTIGTMLANIIDLCLISIMLYATKVDPVYSAFVLPITGLFQIIFMMIMCLKFIDFKVNKKKQFSLSYAKETLKTGLPITIEMGVWNICNFGTSVVIGQLHEGTGNHWIILHRNANSIGQYSSAFIQAIGTVTAVFVSRKIGEKDKQGAYEIALECWKAAIFVTIISNLIMIAISYPLLLILNSKDTAIPWGVSLLTIFAIKILFDTVNMTLLRALWSVGDLWYPILVSFITMGLGMVALPFIFVKGFKITEGLGILCVYGGVIVDPLLRSIIYVHRWLKGKWQKYIHIVE
- a CDS encoding PTS mannitol transporter subunit IICB; this encodes MSKEANFVTKKDVSTDNDKNAKQFRVKLKKVIQKAGSFMAGMVMPTVSLLIAWGILAAAFLGKMENGVWVKTGWFNSQAVGEFIGPTMKYLIPVLIGYTAGNMIYKVRGAMLSAFVTFALIIGSDWLYNGIMSEWPVGDEIASKVGAPNQIIGAMIVAPLSAYLYKKLEILYIDRVKPGYEMLVRNFSLALWAIVFSMGAYFSWGFGIYGLSYVMTKIISLFTKLPWLFPFMSIVTEPLRAVFLNNALNYGVMIPLGLEQVKTSTFSGFFMVGGNPGPGFGLLIAFTTWRKKQRAAAGGSSIIQLIGGIHEVHYVYILAEPIMILSTISGAFASLAIVALFNGGAIAPISPGSLISVISMSGSGMRILINICAVFAGALVSFGVASFIMIFKRKKHSEVQEIVVTDEGIDFNEQVKKDTKEFNFKNAKLLMVACDAGVGSSAMAAGILKKWVTKNNVNIEVKNCAVKDLTTDVDIVVTMINFKEVAMERSPNAYIYTVKQYLGKNIFDDLQTKLLEAKEKKDE